From a region of the Mycobacteroides saopaulense genome:
- a CDS encoding HNH endonuclease, with amino-acid sequence MGVSRRVRASRRRQRRVKLADNDLTDQEWSALVQAWGGCAYCGATDAALQRDCVQPISRGGRYTRSNVVPACPSCNSSKCNAEVTSWMRRKRLDETAFLRRYLEISRAPA; translated from the coding sequence GTGGGAGTTAGCCGACGGGTTCGTGCGTCGCGGCGTCGTCAACGTCGGGTGAAGCTCGCCGACAACGACCTCACCGACCAGGAATGGTCTGCGCTGGTGCAGGCGTGGGGTGGCTGCGCCTACTGCGGCGCGACAGACGCGGCGCTGCAACGGGACTGCGTGCAGCCGATCTCGCGCGGCGGGCGCTACACCCGCTCCAATGTGGTGCCGGCGTGCCCGTCGTGCAATTCCAGCAAGTGCAACGCCGAGGTGACCAGCTGGATGCGGCGCAAGCGACTGGACGAGACGGCGTTTCTGCGTCGCTACCTGGAGATCAGCCGGGCGCCGGCTTAG
- a CDS encoding NAD-dependent epimerase/dehydratase family protein — protein sequence MSENRFLVTGSSGHLGEALVRTLRRGGADVTGIDIAAGPVTDFVGSITDPELVSAAMAGVTSVLHTATLHKPHVGSHARADFVETNIAGTLTLLEAAVAAQVRGFVYTSTTSAFGHALIGAQEAAWITEDVAPVPKNIYGATKTAAEDIAQVVHQGSGLPVIVLRTSRFFPEQDDNTQARAAYSDQNLKANEYLYRRVDLADVVEAHLLAAERAPDLGWAKYVVSATTPFSRTDIAQLRTDAPAVVAQHFPEQPNLYAARGWSMFPAIDRVYVNTRARTELGWTPRYDYRHILDCLAAEEDFRSPLAREIGAKGYHDEPTGVYTT from the coding sequence ATGAGCGAGAACCGATTCCTGGTCACCGGATCCTCAGGCCATCTCGGGGAGGCCCTGGTGCGCACGCTGCGCCGAGGTGGCGCCGACGTGACCGGGATCGACATCGCCGCGGGCCCGGTCACCGATTTCGTCGGTTCGATCACCGACCCTGAGCTGGTGAGCGCCGCCATGGCCGGGGTGACCTCGGTGCTGCACACCGCGACCCTGCACAAACCGCATGTCGGATCGCATGCACGCGCCGACTTCGTAGAGACCAACATCGCGGGCACGCTGACGCTGCTGGAAGCGGCGGTCGCCGCGCAGGTGCGCGGCTTCGTCTACACCAGCACCACCAGCGCGTTCGGCCATGCCCTCATCGGCGCCCAGGAGGCGGCATGGATCACCGAGGACGTAGCACCGGTGCCCAAGAACATCTACGGCGCCACCAAGACCGCCGCCGAGGACATCGCGCAGGTGGTCCATCAAGGCAGCGGCCTGCCGGTCATCGTGCTGCGCACCTCGCGGTTCTTTCCCGAACAGGACGACAACACCCAGGCGCGGGCGGCCTACAGCGACCAGAACCTGAAGGCCAACGAGTACCTCTATCGCCGGGTGGATCTGGCCGACGTCGTCGAGGCACACCTACTGGCGGCCGAACGCGCCCCCGACCTCGGCTGGGCCAAGTACGTGGTCTCGGCGACGACGCCTTTCTCCCGCACCGATATCGCGCAACTACGCACCGATGCACCGGCGGTGGTGGCTCAACACTTCCCCGAACAGCCCAATCTGTACGCGGCGCGCGGATGGTCCATGTTTCCCGCGATCGACCGGGTCTACGTCAACACCAGGGCTCGCACCGAACTGGGCTGGACGCCACGCTACGACTATCGCCATATCCTCGATTGCCTTGCCGCAGAGGAGGATTTTCGCAGTCCGTTGGCCCGCGAGATCGGCGCCAAGGGCTACCACGACGAGCCGACCGGCGTGTACACCACCTAA
- the folP gene encoding dihydropteroate synthase: MLETFCGRPVRTDRALIMAIVNRTPDSFYDRGATFTDEAAQAAVHKAVADGADVVDIGGVKAGPGENVDADAEIARVVPFIEWVRDAHPDLLISVDTWRAEVAEKACAAGADLINDTWAGADPELPAVAAAHGAGLVCSHTGGAIPRTRPFRVNYGAEVDGVVRAVLDEVTASAERAVALGVSKDAILIDPTHDFGKNTFHGLALLRHVNDLVNTGWPVLMALSNKDFIGETLGVGLTERLEGTLAATALAAAAGARMFRVHEVGPTRRTLEMVGSIVGTRPPARTVRGLA, translated from the coding sequence GTGCTGGAGACGTTCTGCGGGCGACCCGTCCGCACCGATCGTGCCCTCATCATGGCGATCGTCAACCGCACACCGGACTCCTTCTACGACCGCGGGGCCACCTTCACCGATGAGGCCGCGCAGGCCGCCGTGCACAAAGCGGTGGCCGACGGCGCCGATGTGGTGGACATCGGGGGCGTCAAGGCAGGCCCGGGGGAGAACGTCGATGCCGACGCCGAGATCGCGCGCGTGGTGCCCTTCATCGAGTGGGTGCGCGATGCGCACCCCGACCTGCTGATCAGCGTCGACACCTGGCGGGCCGAAGTGGCAGAGAAGGCCTGCGCGGCGGGGGCCGACCTGATCAACGACACCTGGGCCGGGGCAGACCCCGAGCTCCCTGCCGTGGCAGCCGCTCATGGTGCCGGACTGGTGTGCTCGCACACCGGTGGGGCGATACCTCGTACCCGGCCGTTTCGCGTCAACTACGGAGCTGAGGTCGACGGTGTTGTGCGGGCTGTGCTCGACGAGGTGACCGCCTCCGCCGAGCGTGCGGTAGCTCTCGGGGTATCCAAAGACGCGATTCTGATCGATCCGACGCATGACTTCGGCAAAAATACGTTCCACGGTCTCGCTTTGTTGCGCCATGTAAACGATCTCGTTAATACCGGGTGGCCCGTGTTGATGGCGTTGAGCAACAAGGATTTCATCGGGGAGACTCTTGGTGTGGGACTGACGGAACGACTCGAAGGCACTCTCGCCGCCACCGCGTTGGCGGCGGCGGCCGGTGCCCGCATGTTCCGGGTCCATGAAGTCGGGCCCACACGCCGCACGCTGGAGATGGTGGGTTCCATCGTCGGAACTCGCCCACCGGCGCGAACAGTGAGGGGGTTGGCATGA